From Alteromonas australica, one genomic window encodes:
- a CDS encoding diguanylate cyclase domain-containing protein, which translates to MQSLVSLSFFIAIAACTATGSALATKAKRGKSKADTHASLACALIAITLILRWTTTELALPTVLILTGFVFGLLGCYQLFLSLSALRQKKDSLNTYAWWTFVGGSIATCLCFYISPSLTEALNMSIAACILLLCEGTLYNERLVIRSHGYAMKKLLFASAFVLFFHGVVSAALTLAGEFSDIHLLHQVSLILIDVATIVLAFTLFNNPLASEIRVPLNTLTPSCDGYYSREQMIQLFESYPAYSTHSVILVRINALADIKQDLGESFYKNSIKKVVSSLKQYTREQDTIARLSDDTFAAVLKGVPEEASLAIADRFANDLTAHNLQTHSNTPVFTTHICVFDSISAALTATSESSTDRPEGKGNCALQLAY; encoded by the coding sequence GTGCAAAGTCTCGTTTCCCTTTCATTTTTCATTGCTATCGCTGCGTGTACTGCCACTGGCAGCGCTTTAGCGACGAAGGCGAAACGTGGTAAATCGAAAGCTGATACACATGCTTCTTTGGCTTGTGCACTGATTGCGATAACGTTAATCCTACGTTGGACTACCACCGAGTTAGCATTGCCCACGGTGCTCATTCTCACTGGCTTTGTTTTTGGGCTATTAGGTTGCTACCAACTCTTCTTGAGTTTATCTGCGCTTCGACAAAAGAAGGATTCATTGAATACCTATGCGTGGTGGACGTTTGTAGGTGGCAGCATCGCAACCTGCCTCTGCTTCTATATTTCACCCAGTCTTACCGAAGCGCTTAATATGAGTATCGCTGCATGCATATTACTTCTTTGTGAAGGCACCCTTTACAATGAAAGGCTGGTCATTCGATCGCATGGATACGCTATGAAGAAGTTGTTATTCGCAAGCGCGTTTGTGCTATTTTTCCATGGGGTAGTGTCCGCTGCATTAACGCTAGCAGGAGAGTTCAGCGACATCCATCTTCTCCATCAAGTGAGTTTAATATTAATCGATGTCGCCACAATTGTATTGGCGTTTACCCTTTTCAATAACCCACTCGCCAGTGAAATTCGCGTGCCTTTAAACACACTGACACCTAGCTGTGATGGTTACTACTCTCGAGAGCAAATGATACAACTTTTTGAATCTTATCCTGCCTATTCTACTCATTCTGTTATTCTTGTAAGAATCAATGCTCTCGCTGATATTAAACAGGATCTGGGCGAAAGCTTTTACAAAAACAGTATTAAAAAGGTGGTTTCCAGCCTTAAGCAATACACCCGTGAGCAAGATACGATAGCGCGATTGTCAGACGATACTTTTGCCGCTGTGCTAAAGGGTGTGCCGGAAGAGGCCTCTTTAGCGATTGCTGACCGGTTCGCTAACGACCTCACTGCACACAACCTACAAACACATTCGAACACGCCGGTTTTTACCACTCACATTTGTGTGTTTGACTCTATTTCGGCTGCGCTAACTGCCACATCAGAATCCTCCACTGATAGGCCAGAAGGGAAAGGTAATTGCGCCCTGCAGCTGGCATATTAA
- a CDS encoding porin family protein translates to MKNTLTAIASIAALTSFGTYAQSSDYPMDDSGFYVGGNYGYLKAEGEDDFDDDKDVWQGLLGYKFNEWVALEGSYIDFGDYGSDLAGAETDGYTAAVKGILPISDRFSLYAKVGQLWSETEYNFGTATGDYDDESLFVGAGISYEITRNFLVNAEYTVYDTTLDADEAVDDIDDTDFETDLKQASLGIEYRF, encoded by the coding sequence ATGAAAAACACACTTACAGCTATTGCAAGTATTGCCGCATTAACTTCATTTGGCACATACGCCCAGTCTAGCGACTACCCTATGGATGACAGTGGGTTTTACGTCGGTGGCAACTATGGTTACCTAAAAGCCGAAGGTGAAGATGACTTCGACGACGATAAGGACGTATGGCAAGGACTACTTGGTTATAAGTTTAACGAATGGGTAGCACTAGAAGGTAGTTACATAGATTTCGGCGATTATGGCAGTGACCTTGCTGGCGCTGAAACCGACGGCTACACTGCTGCGGTAAAAGGGATCCTTCCTATTTCAGACCGTTTTTCTCTCTACGCAAAAGTGGGGCAACTTTGGTCTGAAACAGAGTACAACTTCGGTACTGCTACTGGCGACTACGACGACGAGAGCTTGTTTGTTGGGGCTGGTATCAGTTATGAAATCACACGTAATTTCCTCGTTAATGCAGAGTACACGGTGTACGACACGACGCTAGATGCAGATGAAGCTGTTGACGACATTGACGATACTGACTTTGAAACAGATTTAAAACAAGCCAGTTTAGGGATTGAATACCGTTTCTAA
- a CDS encoding mechanosensitive ion channel family protein, giving the protein MNVDNLVIHLDEALANIKAAIYTESFAIQLLVLAAIYLVSFLASRQLKYALKIERRPQLKGTHTLYGLAHKASDTLFPIITISALKLTSVLSEQYQFDAWLLNVAIVVAVMLFVNSLIRIFVENALFAGFMRYVAMPVLFLHLVGVLPVITDALQSISISIGNVNISAYGVTRVFIFGGLLFWLGRASNTVGQNIIRNHNTLDGSTKEVFAKLFEVALFCIVFLLLLNVMGINLTALAVFGGALGVGLGLGLQSIASNFISGIIILLDRSLTVGDYVELEDGQKGIVREFKMRYAVLETFDGKDILVPNEKFISSLLINWTHKDPKQRYRIDFSVAYKTDIRAMVDIIKDAVSQHPQVISGDAVPFEERPDCEIDSFGDSGVNMFVEFWIEGVDDGKNRVGGDLLLTVFETLKEHGIEIPFPQREVRVLNEGPSIKETTP; this is encoded by the coding sequence ATGAATGTAGATAACCTTGTGATACATCTTGATGAAGCACTAGCCAACATTAAAGCTGCGATCTACACGGAAAGTTTTGCTATACAATTGCTTGTTTTAGCCGCTATCTACTTGGTGTCTTTCCTTGCTTCACGTCAGCTTAAGTACGCACTTAAGATTGAACGCCGGCCGCAGCTTAAAGGAACACATACGCTTTACGGATTAGCCCATAAAGCCAGTGACACCCTATTTCCAATCATCACTATTAGCGCTTTAAAGCTTACCTCAGTGCTTTCTGAGCAATATCAGTTTGACGCATGGTTACTTAACGTGGCCATTGTTGTAGCCGTTATGCTTTTTGTTAATTCATTGATTAGGATCTTTGTAGAAAATGCACTTTTTGCAGGCTTCATGCGTTACGTTGCCATGCCTGTCTTGTTTCTACATCTTGTGGGTGTGTTACCTGTCATTACCGATGCGCTACAAAGTATCTCTATTTCTATCGGTAACGTGAATATTTCAGCCTACGGCGTTACCAGAGTGTTCATTTTTGGCGGGTTGCTATTTTGGCTAGGCAGAGCGTCCAACACTGTGGGTCAAAACATCATCCGTAATCACAATACGTTAGACGGCTCAACTAAAGAGGTTTTTGCGAAGCTTTTTGAGGTGGCGCTTTTTTGCATTGTGTTTCTTCTACTACTAAACGTAATGGGGATAAACCTTACCGCCCTAGCGGTATTTGGTGGTGCATTAGGTGTAGGACTCGGGTTGGGGTTGCAGTCTATCGCGTCAAATTTTATCTCCGGTATTATCATTTTATTAGATAGATCTCTTACTGTAGGCGATTATGTGGAACTCGAAGATGGCCAAAAGGGTATCGTGCGTGAATTCAAAATGCGTTACGCCGTACTTGAAACCTTCGATGGCAAAGATATTCTCGTACCCAACGAAAAATTTATTAGTTCACTCCTCATAAACTGGACGCATAAAGACCCAAAACAACGTTATCGTATCGATTTTTCTGTGGCCTATAAAACCGATATTCGTGCCATGGTCGACATCATAAAAGACGCGGTGTCTCAACACCCGCAGGTGATCAGCGGTGATGCTGTGCCTTTTGAAGAACGCCCAGACTGTGAAATAGACAGTTTCGGCGACTCAGGCGTGAATATGTTCGTCGAGTTTTGGATTGAAGGGGTAGACGATGGGAAAAATCGCGTCGGGGGCGATTTGCTACTGACTGTGTTTGAAACACTAAAAGAACATGGTATTGAGATTCCCTTTCCGCAGCGAGAAGTACGTGTACTCAACGAGGGTCCTAGTATTAAAGAAACCACGCCGTAA
- the katG gene encoding catalase/peroxidase HPI yields MTIKRFKKTTLSGLIALSLAATGAIANDQISKPAGAKGSGTSVPFQPKNNKFWWPEQLDLSQLRDHDTRSNPLGEDFDYAEAFSKLDLAAVKADVNELLTTSQDWWPADFGNYGPFFIRLAWHSAGTYRTLDGRGGGDGGQMRFDPLNSWPDNASLDKARRLLWPIKQKYGESISWGDLMILAGTVGMENMGFDTYGYAGGRTDDWEPDMVYWGPEVEMLASDREERDGKLQRPLGATHMGLIYVNPEGPKGVPDPMGSAKNIRIAFSRMAMNDEETVALIAGGHTFGKMHGAHKPSDCLGAEPGGAGLEEQGLGWKNKCGKGHSEDTVTSGLEGAWTQLPTKWTSLYLQNLLGFEWKQTRSPAGAIQWVPTDESLHKSVPDAHVEGKRNPPVMTTADLALKYDPKYRAIAERFLADPKEYSTAFAKAWFKLTHRDMGPKERYLGTDIPEENFIWQDPVPEVDYPLIDKDDAKALKAAILDTGLTVQQLVKTAWASASSFRASDLRGGANGARIALEPQISWDVNEPDTIKMVVAKLKEVQSDFNEGMFNKKQVSLADLIVLGGAAAIEKAAADAGVEVTVPFVPGRGDATQAQTDVNSFSLLEPSADAFRNYYNAEKSYRTPTEMLIDKADQLYLTVPEMTVLLGGLRVLDVNADGASHGVFTENPGTLSNDFFVTLLDMGVKWQKTDDAGVYQAMDRNTGKVLYTGTPVDLIFGSNSELRAVAEVYAYSNGKEKFVNDFVKAWTKVMTLDRFDLRHDLGKPLNM; encoded by the coding sequence ATGACGATAAAAAGGTTTAAGAAAACCACGCTGTCAGGCCTAATCGCCTTGTCGCTTGCAGCGACTGGGGCAATTGCCAACGATCAAATCAGTAAGCCTGCTGGCGCAAAAGGTAGCGGTACTAGCGTGCCATTTCAGCCTAAAAATAATAAATTTTGGTGGCCTGAGCAGTTGGATTTATCGCAACTTCGAGACCATGACACACGTTCAAACCCACTAGGCGAAGACTTTGATTATGCAGAAGCATTCTCGAAGTTAGATTTAGCCGCGGTTAAAGCTGATGTAAATGAACTCCTTACTACATCGCAAGATTGGTGGCCGGCAGATTTTGGAAACTACGGTCCTTTTTTCATTCGTCTTGCTTGGCATAGTGCTGGTACCTACCGAACGTTAGATGGTCGTGGTGGCGGTGATGGTGGTCAAATGCGATTCGACCCACTAAATAGCTGGCCTGACAATGCAAGCTTAGATAAAGCCCGCCGCTTACTTTGGCCAATAAAGCAAAAGTATGGTGAGTCTATTTCATGGGGCGACTTAATGATCCTTGCCGGTACAGTGGGCATGGAAAACATGGGCTTTGACACCTACGGCTACGCAGGTGGTAGAACTGATGATTGGGAACCTGATATGGTGTATTGGGGCCCAGAAGTAGAGATGTTAGCCAGTGACCGTGAAGAGCGTGATGGCAAATTGCAACGTCCGCTAGGCGCAACCCACATGGGCTTAATCTACGTTAACCCTGAAGGTCCAAAAGGGGTGCCTGATCCTATGGGGTCAGCTAAGAACATCCGCATTGCCTTTTCACGTATGGCGATGAACGATGAAGAAACTGTAGCGCTTATTGCTGGTGGTCACACCTTCGGTAAAATGCACGGCGCACATAAACCTTCAGATTGTTTGGGTGCAGAGCCTGGTGGTGCAGGTCTTGAAGAGCAAGGTTTAGGTTGGAAAAACAAATGCGGGAAAGGGCATTCAGAAGACACGGTCACTAGTGGACTAGAAGGCGCTTGGACGCAACTTCCCACAAAGTGGACGAGTTTGTATTTACAAAACCTGCTTGGCTTTGAGTGGAAACAAACACGCAGTCCAGCAGGCGCGATTCAATGGGTACCCACCGACGAATCTTTGCATAAGTCAGTTCCAGATGCGCACGTGGAAGGTAAACGCAATCCACCTGTGATGACCACAGCAGATCTTGCCTTAAAGTACGATCCTAAATACCGTGCTATCGCTGAACGATTCCTTGCTGATCCCAAAGAGTACTCTACAGCCTTTGCGAAGGCCTGGTTCAAGCTTACTCATAGAGACATGGGGCCAAAAGAGAGATACTTAGGCACAGATATCCCAGAAGAAAACTTTATTTGGCAAGATCCTGTTCCTGAAGTGGATTACCCACTGATTGACAAAGACGATGCCAAGGCATTGAAAGCGGCCATTCTGGACACTGGTTTAACGGTACAACAATTGGTGAAAACCGCATGGGCTTCTGCGTCTAGCTTTAGAGCGTCAGATCTTAGAGGCGGCGCAAACGGTGCACGTATCGCCCTTGAGCCTCAGATTAGTTGGGATGTAAATGAGCCTGATACCATTAAAATGGTGGTGGCTAAACTGAAAGAAGTTCAGAGCGACTTCAACGAAGGCATGTTTAATAAAAAGCAGGTATCGTTGGCCGATCTCATTGTTCTTGGTGGCGCAGCGGCCATCGAAAAGGCGGCAGCAGATGCAGGCGTTGAAGTGACGGTTCCGTTTGTTCCGGGTCGCGGCGATGCAACACAAGCACAAACTGACGTGAACTCGTTCTCATTGCTTGAGCCTAGTGCTGATGCGTTTAGAAATTACTACAATGCAGAAAAGAGCTATCGCACACCGACGGAAATGTTGATAGATAAAGCTGATCAACTTTATCTTACCGTGCCTGAGATGACGGTACTTCTTGGTGGCCTACGGGTACTCGATGTGAATGCAGACGGTGCGTCACATGGGGTGTTCACTGAAAACCCAGGTACCTTATCGAATGACTTTTTCGTGACCTTGCTAGATATGGGTGTGAAATGGCAGAAAACCGATGATGCAGGCGTTTACCAAGCCATGGATCGTAATACAGGTAAAGTACTATACACAGGTACACCTGTTGATCTTATCTTTGGCTCAAACAGCGAACTAAGAGCCGTGGCCGAAGTATATGCTTACAGCAACGGGAAAGAGAAGTTTGTCAACGATTTCGTAAAAGCGTGGACAAAGGTGATGACTCTCGATCGTTTCGATTTGCGTCATGATCTTGGCAAGCCATTAAATATGTAG
- a CDS encoding AraC family transcriptional regulator, with protein sequence MTKQRIKQIVESLAHQEGVSETGIKGVRTFKVTSSIPCSPAVYEPTIIAIVSGQKEAILEGNKLTYDSRQYLCCSVSMPVEAGTPNASVENPLLGVSISLDTKVMTELALEIETASGLIKSPKPSEQLSSLSLADWDDNFSEALFRLLQLGGKKLDTAILGEARLRELYYAVLKGKSGLAVKRAFGIGNEIARSIDYLATHLNDNVTIDELASQVGMSRAVFHRKFKQATLMSPIQFMKSMRLNNAAMQIASGKNVSEAAMSVGYVSSSQFSREFKRLYGLSPKQWTQSRPLPETFQPDTYKEASKPAFN encoded by the coding sequence ATGACAAAGCAGCGTATTAAGCAAATAGTAGAAAGCCTTGCTCACCAAGAGGGTGTTTCGGAAACAGGCATTAAAGGGGTGCGTACTTTCAAGGTAACGTCCTCTATCCCTTGTTCTCCAGCAGTTTATGAGCCCACTATCATCGCCATTGTGAGTGGTCAAAAAGAAGCCATACTGGAAGGCAATAAATTGACTTACGACAGTCGCCAATACCTGTGCTGTTCCGTGTCGATGCCCGTTGAAGCAGGCACACCAAATGCGTCAGTAGAAAACCCGCTATTAGGTGTTTCAATTTCTCTAGATACTAAAGTCATGACCGAGTTGGCGCTAGAAATTGAAACCGCTTCCGGCCTAATTAAGTCCCCAAAACCTAGTGAACAACTCAGCAGTTTATCGTTAGCTGATTGGGACGATAATTTTTCCGAGGCACTTTTTCGGCTATTACAGTTAGGGGGCAAAAAATTAGATACCGCCATATTAGGCGAGGCTAGGCTGCGAGAACTTTACTATGCGGTATTAAAAGGTAAAAGCGGATTAGCCGTTAAACGTGCCTTCGGCATAGGCAACGAAATTGCGCGGTCTATCGATTATTTGGCTACTCATTTGAACGACAATGTCACCATTGATGAACTTGCTTCGCAGGTAGGTATGAGTCGTGCGGTTTTCCATCGTAAATTCAAACAAGCAACCTTGATGTCTCCCATTCAATTTATGAAGTCTATGCGATTGAATAACGCAGCAATGCAGATAGCATCAGGTAAGAATGTAAGTGAAGCAGCAATGTCTGTAGGCTACGTTAGTTCATCTCAGTTTAGCCGTGAATTCAAGCGGTTATATGGCCTTTCGCCAAAACAATGGACTCAGTCTAGGCCGCTCCCCGAGACGTTTCAACCCGACACTTATAAAGAGGCCAGTAAGCCAGCCTTTAATTAA
- a CDS encoding FadR/GntR family transcriptional regulator yields MKTRRLFWSIVEKLESLIDQGIYPVGSRLPAERELAETYQVSRPTIREAIIALEVRERVEVKTGSGVYVLQQKNSQNNSKPISAFELTQARALVEGEAAALAASTISQEELAELHQTLVEMKTPEKADAADQRFHQVISQATRNNAILISVENLWQLRRTVPQVVSAYSEVCSQGNEQRLKEHTAIYDAIANKDPAGARRAMHYHFNRLINALFDASEAKALEEIKRKTDETRDLYSISHLSQ; encoded by the coding sequence ATGAAAACCCGTCGGCTTTTTTGGAGTATTGTCGAGAAGCTTGAATCGCTTATCGATCAGGGTATATACCCCGTTGGCAGTCGATTGCCTGCGGAAAGAGAACTTGCGGAAACGTATCAAGTAAGCAGGCCTACCATCCGAGAAGCGATAATTGCGTTGGAAGTACGCGAGCGCGTGGAAGTAAAGACCGGCTCCGGCGTTTATGTGCTGCAACAGAAAAACAGCCAGAACAATTCTAAACCTATTAGTGCGTTTGAACTCACTCAAGCGAGAGCATTAGTGGAAGGCGAGGCTGCTGCGCTTGCGGCCTCAACAATCTCTCAAGAAGAACTGGCTGAACTGCATCAAACGTTGGTAGAAATGAAGACGCCCGAGAAAGCAGATGCTGCCGATCAACGTTTCCACCAAGTTATCTCTCAAGCTACCCGTAACAATGCCATTCTTATTTCAGTAGAAAATTTGTGGCAATTACGACGCACTGTTCCGCAAGTTGTTAGTGCCTACAGTGAAGTGTGCTCGCAAGGGAATGAGCAGCGCTTGAAAGAACACACCGCGATATATGATGCCATTGCGAATAAAGACCCAGCAGGTGCCCGGCGCGCTATGCATTATCATTTCAATCGCCTGATTAATGCGCTCTTTGATGCAAGCGAAGCAAAAGCACTTGAAGAAATTAAACGCAAAACCGATGAAACCCGCGATCTTTACTCAATCTCTCATTTAAGTCAGTAA
- a CDS encoding monovalent cation:proton antiporter-2 (CPA2) family protein: MLLLALIYLTAALVAVPLAKRLGLGSVLGYLIAGILIGPYALSLVGDQTEIMHFAEFGVVMMLFLIGLELQPSRLWTLRHSIVGLGGLQVLLSTAAIFSVAYFALQLAWQTSLTVGLMLALSSTAIVVQSLEEKGWLRLDAGQNSFSVLLFQDIAVIPILALLPLLSFMPESAIESEHSLISSWSAWEKVAVSVAAIAGIIVAGKYVSAPIFRYIAQTHMREIFTAFALFLVIAIALLMQSIGLSPALGTFLAGVVLAESEFRHELEADIEPFKGLLLGLFFVTVGASINFTLLLDNSLLIVMLVVALIAIKALILFALGTLFSINKRQRLLFAIALAQGGEFAFVLLSLSRQLSIVSDNEANLVTLVVALSMVITPLLLMLYDYAQKYRKTDTPAFDAPSEIGESKHVIIAGYGRFGQIIGRLLKAQGYEVSVLDHSPTQIDLLRKFGNKVYYGDAARKELLDAAGAQHAQLLVIAIDDVDKSMAIVDLARKHYPNLKLAVRARDRRHAYQLIRLNVTTFNRELFDSAIVLAVESLKLLGNEDTDAERAGRMFREHDIESMKMLADVWGDDKSYGVAIKQRMQDLTQVLAQDSQAGDRFNTCNNNDKIEKAEVKNNSKSE, from the coding sequence ATGCTTTTACTTGCTTTAATATATCTCACGGCGGCGCTCGTGGCTGTGCCTCTGGCCAAAAGGTTAGGGTTAGGTTCTGTTCTAGGTTATTTAATAGCAGGTATCCTGATTGGGCCCTATGCCCTCTCATTAGTGGGTGACCAAACTGAAATTATGCATTTTGCTGAGTTTGGTGTCGTCATGATGCTGTTTTTGATAGGCCTTGAGCTGCAGCCATCACGATTATGGACACTTCGCCACTCCATCGTTGGGTTGGGAGGGCTTCAAGTTCTGCTCTCAACCGCCGCTATTTTCAGTGTAGCTTACTTCGCGCTGCAATTGGCTTGGCAAACCTCTCTCACCGTGGGGCTTATGCTCGCTCTTTCTTCCACGGCAATTGTGGTTCAGTCGCTAGAAGAAAAAGGCTGGCTTAGATTGGATGCTGGGCAAAACAGCTTCTCCGTGCTTTTATTCCAAGATATTGCTGTCATCCCTATTCTTGCTTTATTACCGTTACTTTCTTTTATGCCTGAAAGTGCCATAGAAAGTGAGCACTCACTTATTTCGAGCTGGTCTGCGTGGGAGAAAGTTGCCGTATCCGTTGCGGCCATTGCGGGAATTATCGTGGCGGGAAAATATGTATCTGCACCGATATTTCGATATATTGCACAAACTCATATGCGTGAAATTTTCACCGCGTTTGCATTGTTTCTTGTAATAGCCATTGCTTTACTGATGCAATCTATCGGTTTGTCGCCTGCACTAGGCACTTTCCTCGCCGGTGTCGTATTAGCTGAAAGCGAGTTTCGCCACGAGTTAGAAGCAGATATTGAGCCTTTTAAAGGATTGTTGCTCGGCTTGTTCTTTGTCACGGTGGGTGCGTCTATTAATTTTACGTTGTTGCTAGATAACAGCTTACTCATTGTCATGTTAGTGGTGGCGTTAATTGCCATTAAAGCATTAATTCTCTTCGCGCTAGGCACCTTATTTTCAATCAACAAACGACAACGTCTATTGTTTGCCATCGCCTTAGCCCAAGGTGGAGAGTTTGCCTTTGTTCTTTTATCCCTTTCTCGCCAATTGAGTATAGTCAGTGACAACGAAGCTAACCTAGTCACCTTGGTGGTAGCGCTATCTATGGTCATCACGCCGTTGCTACTCATGCTCTATGATTATGCGCAAAAGTACCGTAAAACAGACACTCCTGCTTTTGATGCGCCGAGTGAAATTGGGGAGTCGAAACATGTCATTATTGCTGGATATGGGCGCTTTGGACAGATTATTGGCCGCTTACTCAAGGCACAAGGGTATGAAGTGAGTGTGTTAGATCATAGTCCCACGCAAATCGACCTGCTCCGTAAGTTTGGTAATAAAGTGTATTACGGGGACGCCGCGAGAAAAGAGTTATTGGATGCAGCAGGCGCTCAACATGCACAGCTTCTTGTTATTGCCATCGATGATGTAGACAAGTCTATGGCAATTGTGGATTTAGCGAGAAAGCACTATCCCAATCTCAAGTTAGCGGTAAGAGCACGAGATAGACGCCACGCCTATCAACTCATAAGATTGAACGTCACAACATTCAACCGTGAATTGTTTGACTCTGCTATTGTACTTGCCGTTGAATCTCTCAAATTGCTCGGCAATGAAGATACGGATGCCGAAAGAGCGGGCAGGATGTTTAGGGAGCACGACATTGAATCAATGAAAATGCTTGCCGATGTATGGGGCGATGATAAGTCTTACGGAGTGGCAATTAAACAAAGAATGCAGGACCTCACGCAAGTGTTGGCGCAAGACTCTCAAGCGGGAGATAGATTTAATACCTGTAACAATAACGACAAGATCGAGAAAGCTGAGGTAAAAAATAACAGTAAAAGCGAATAA